The following are from one region of the Synechococcus sp. CBW1108 genome:
- a CDS encoding mechanosensitive ion channel codes for MVQITIPHLIIGKQIISNYSQPIRAHREEVFLAYAYAHLPNLVKQVLRETALSTPGILEQPGIKVGTYKYEDSGISYRVTFFVDGYQDRPAVRD; via the coding sequence ATGGTGCAGATCACTATTCCCCATCTCATCATTGGTAAGCAGATTATCAGCAATTACAGCCAGCCGATCAGGGCCCATAGAGAGGAAGTCTTCCTCGCTTATGCCTATGCCCACCTTCCTAACCTCGTGAAGCAGGTGCTGAGGGAGACGGCCCTTTCTACTCCAGGCATTTTGGAGCAGCCTGGCATCAAAGTTGGCACCTATAAGTATGAAGATTCGGGTATTTCCTACAGGGTTACATTTTTTGTTGATGGCTACCAAGATCGTCCCGCTGTGCGTGATTAG
- a CDS encoding Crp/Fnr family transcriptional regulator yields the protein MDIGSSASPTYAAGEKVYAEGDRVMGLYFMIAGKADASLLDGSGNRRIAYSLSKGDCFGEISLFNDRPSPVAIHATEDLEVILIIPEAAKELVERRPSIARELGLTIEARTRMVDELRQTSNLEF from the coding sequence ATGGATATTGGTTCCTCAGCAAGCCCTACGTATGCGGCTGGTGAGAAGGTTTACGCAGAGGGAGATAGGGTAATGGGTCTTTATTTCATGATCGCGGGCAAGGCTGATGCCTCGCTTCTCGATGGTTCAGGGAATAGGCGTATTGCCTATTCCCTATCGAAGGGGGATTGTTTTGGCGAGATTTCCCTGTTCAATGATCGGCCCAGCCCTGTGGCGATCCATGCCACTGAAGATCTCGAGGTCATCTTGATCATCCCTGAAGCGGCTAAGGAGTTGGTGGAGCGCCGTCCAAGTATTGCCCGAGAGCTGGGCCTTACGATCGAAGCACGGACCCGTATGGTCGATGAATTGAGGCAGACTTCCAACCTGGAGTTTTGA
- the hypB gene encoding hydrogenase nickel incorporation protein HypB has product MCRDCSCGQPAPEPLPEPTRQLPLHTTLLQRNDAQAAGLRQRFETAGVTVVNLLSSPGSGKTALLEALAQRLASAAGVAPRLAVIVGDLATDNDARRLQAAGLTAVQITTGQACHLEAPMVAEGLHRLHHQGISLEQLELLVIENVGNLVCPGAYDLGESLRVVLLSTTEGEDKPLKYAPIFHGADLVLITKIDLAAAVGFDRAAAHAAIARVAPHARVLETSARSGAGLDALINALAR; this is encoded by the coding sequence ATGTGCCGCGACTGCTCCTGCGGACAGCCGGCGCCTGAGCCGCTGCCAGAACCAACCCGCCAGCTGCCCCTGCACACGACCCTGCTGCAGCGCAACGATGCCCAGGCGGCCGGCCTGCGTCAGCGCTTCGAAACTGCAGGCGTCACGGTGGTGAACCTGCTCTCCTCGCCTGGCTCGGGTAAAACCGCCCTGCTCGAAGCCCTGGCCCAGCGCCTGGCCAGCGCCGCGGGCGTGGCGCCGCGCCTGGCGGTGATCGTTGGCGATCTGGCCACCGACAACGACGCCCGCCGCCTGCAGGCGGCCGGGCTTACGGCGGTGCAGATCACCACCGGCCAGGCTTGCCACCTGGAGGCGCCGATGGTGGCGGAGGGCCTGCATCGCCTCCACCACCAGGGCATCAGCCTTGAGCAGCTCGAGCTGCTGGTGATCGAGAACGTGGGCAACCTGGTGTGCCCTGGCGCCTATGACCTGGGCGAGAGCCTGCGGGTTGTGCTGCTCTCCACCACCGAAGGCGAAGACAAGCCGCTCAAATACGCGCCGATCTTCCACGGCGCCGATCTGGTGCTGATCACCAAGATCGACCTGGCCGCAGCGGTGGGCTTCGATCGCGCCGCCGCCCACGCCGCCATCGCCCGGGTCGCCCCCCACGCCCGCGTGCTGGAAACCTCGGCCCGCAGCGGCGCCGGCCTCGACGCCCTGATCAACGCCCTGGCGCGATGA
- a CDS encoding mechanosensitive ion channel family protein yields the protein MEFGNDTFTKSALLLAIGFPVTELLLSEAIQYLHQQGRPLSGTLQILRNLLIPSLASLIFLTYIGHLDPESWVIRFNETVLWICTLVAALSLFDILLFFDSDVTRQSPVGTTVDQVDVSERWQARIPKLFRDLARVVLILVGAAIILSATWKIDLGGLVTALGIGSVVIGLALQDTLGSIAAGITLLFEQPFKKGDWLRVGDLEGKVTDIN from the coding sequence ATGGAATTTGGCAACGATACGTTTACCAAATCAGCTCTGCTGCTGGCCATTGGGTTTCCTGTCACGGAGCTGCTGCTCAGTGAGGCCATTCAATATCTTCACCAGCAGGGCCGGCCTCTCTCGGGAACACTGCAGATTCTTCGCAACCTGCTGATCCCCTCCCTGGCGTCGTTGATTTTTCTCACCTATATCGGGCATCTCGATCCGGAAAGTTGGGTTATTCGCTTTAACGAGACTGTGCTGTGGATCTGCACGCTTGTTGCAGCATTATCTCTTTTCGACATCCTACTTTTCTTTGATTCTGATGTAACCCGGCAGTCTCCTGTCGGCACCACCGTTGATCAGGTTGATGTCAGCGAACGTTGGCAGGCGCGTATTCCCAAACTTTTTCGGGACCTAGCACGGGTTGTTCTGATCCTTGTTGGTGCGGCGATAATTCTATCGGCCACCTGGAAGATTGATCTTGGTGGGCTGGTGACAGCTCTGGGTATTGGCTCTGTGGTGATTGGTCTAGCGCTCCAGGACACTCTGGGGAGCATTGCTGCCGGAATCACCCTGCTGTTTGAGCAGCCTTTCAAGAAAGGTGATTGGTTAAGAGTGGGTGACTTGGAGGGGAAGGTGACCGATATCAATTGA
- a CDS encoding PIN domain-containing protein, giving the protein MTLLLDSSLWIDFTRARSPLALKQFIAPFVLDPAAHLAEPVRFELLRSARPDEAQRLEAQFATLPSLSTPPDLWRQATVLGQDCRAIGRTVLSLDLLVAAVALHHNAVLVSFDADFEAVALVSSLRLQRLHRPS; this is encoded by the coding sequence ATGACGCTGTTGCTCGATAGCAGTCTCTGGATCGACTTCACCCGGGCCCGGAGCCCGTTGGCCTTGAAGCAGTTCATCGCCCCGTTTGTGCTCGATCCAGCGGCCCATCTCGCCGAGCCGGTCCGCTTTGAGCTGCTGCGCTCGGCCCGACCGGACGAGGCCCAGCGGCTAGAGGCCCAGTTCGCCACATTGCCATCCTTGTCCACGCCGCCAGACCTCTGGAGGCAGGCGACTGTGCTGGGCCAGGACTGCCGTGCCATCGGCCGCACGGTGCTGAGCCTCGACCTGCTGGTGGCCGCCGTGGCTCTGCATCACAATGCCGTGCTGGTGAGCTTTGATGCCGACTTTGAGGCCGTGGCCTTGGTGAGTTCGCTGCGTCTGCAGCGGTTGCATCGTCCTAGCTGA
- the nifJ gene encoding pyruvate:ferredoxin (flavodoxin) oxidoreductase, whose product MSSPQLTTTKNTIDGNEAVARVAYRLNEVIAIYPITPASPMGELADAWAAEGRPNLWGSVPAVVELQSEAGAAGTVHGALQAGALTTTFTASQGLLLMIPNLYKLAGELTPAVLHVAARSLAAQGLSIFGDHSDVMATRGSGCGILCSASVQEAGDFAAIAARLSLLSRLPFLHVFDGFRTSHEIQKIEPISDSQLLELMPAAEISAHRARALSPNRPVIRGTSQNPDVYFQARESVNRFYDAAPDHLIEAMARFGELSGRPYRPYDYVGPAAAERVLVLMGSGCETAVETAEALQAAGERVGVLKVRLFRPFAARLLVEALPATIQAIAVLDRCKEPGAPGEPLYLDVVAALAEEWAAVHGATALPAVLGGRYGLSSKEFTPAMVKAVFDHLRPLLAAGQPRPLNHFTVGIDDDLTHRSLPLDNRFHTDAAEVRAVFYGLGSDGTVGANKAAIKIIGEGTDLCAQGYFVYDSKKSGSVTVSHLRFGPQPIRSTYLIQRPTFVACHQWDFVERFDLLAGIEPGGVLLLNSPFAPADTWARLPEALRAQIRSKGIQVQQINAYQVARQAGMGPHINTVMQACFFALSGVLPRQEALARIRHSIETSYRRKGEAVVAMNLAALDASLEHLVPLDWSSLDGPACLPAPEDRLAAAPEFVREVIGPMLERRGDALPVSALPCDGTWPVGTARWEKRNIAAEVPVWETDLCVQCGKCVLVCPHAVIRAKVGAPEVFAAAPEGFRTAPARDPAFAGQTFTIQVAAEDCTGCALCVEVCPARDRSEPKRKAINMAPQRPLREQARGHWDFFLQLSEVPRADLNLHKIGQQQLQQPLFEFSGACGGCGETPYLKLASQLFGDRMLIANATGCSSIYGGNLPTTPWSANGEGRGPAWSNSLFEDNAEFGYGMRVARDQQRQMALDLLERLAGQLQPEQLPPPLAAAIRNADQSDEAGIVEQRQRVAELKARLAVLEQPEARQLLELADALVKTSVWLVGGDGWAYDIGFGGLDHVLASGRDVNALVLDTEVYSNTGGQASKSTPRGAVAKFAAAGKAAPKKDLGLMAMTYGTVYVASVAMGARDEHTIRVFLEAESYPGPSLILAYSHCIAHGIDMAQGMAHQKLAVDSGRWLLYRYDPRRAERGETPLQLDSPAPKRSLKEAMEQENRFRMLRYSQPERAQALVRQAQKELECRWATYRALAHPQSQP is encoded by the coding sequence ATGAGCAGCCCCCAGCTCACTACCACCAAGAACACGATTGACGGCAACGAGGCCGTGGCTCGGGTGGCCTACCGCCTCAATGAGGTGATCGCCATCTACCCGATCACGCCGGCCTCGCCGATGGGTGAGTTGGCTGATGCCTGGGCGGCGGAAGGGCGGCCCAACCTCTGGGGCAGCGTGCCGGCGGTGGTGGAGCTGCAGAGCGAAGCGGGTGCTGCTGGCACGGTGCATGGCGCCCTGCAGGCCGGGGCGCTCACCACCACCTTCACGGCCAGCCAGGGGCTGCTGTTGATGATCCCCAACCTCTACAAGCTGGCGGGGGAGCTCACCCCGGCGGTGCTGCACGTGGCGGCCCGCTCGCTGGCGGCCCAGGGCCTGTCGATCTTTGGTGACCACAGCGATGTGATGGCCACCCGCGGCAGCGGTTGCGGGATTCTCTGCTCGGCGTCGGTGCAGGAGGCCGGCGACTTTGCCGCCATTGCTGCCCGGCTCAGCCTGCTCAGCCGGCTGCCGTTCCTGCATGTGTTCGATGGCTTTCGCACCTCCCACGAGATCCAGAAGATTGAGCCGATCAGCGACAGCCAGCTGCTCGAGCTGATGCCCGCGGCGGAGATCAGCGCCCACCGCGCCCGCGCCCTCAGCCCCAATCGGCCGGTGATCCGCGGCACCAGCCAAAACCCCGACGTCTACTTCCAGGCGCGCGAATCGGTAAATCGCTTCTACGACGCGGCCCCGGACCATCTGATCGAGGCGATGGCGCGCTTTGGCGAGCTCAGCGGTCGCCCCTACCGCCCCTACGACTACGTCGGCCCCGCCGCTGCCGAGCGGGTGCTGGTGCTGATGGGTTCCGGCTGCGAAACCGCCGTGGAAACGGCTGAGGCGCTACAGGCCGCCGGCGAGCGGGTGGGGGTGCTGAAGGTGCGCCTGTTTCGGCCCTTTGCGGCCCGGCTGCTGGTGGAGGCCCTGCCGGCCACCATCCAGGCGATTGCCGTGCTCGATCGCTGCAAGGAGCCCGGCGCCCCCGGCGAACCCCTCTACCTAGATGTGGTGGCAGCCCTGGCCGAGGAGTGGGCGGCGGTGCATGGCGCCACTGCGCTGCCGGCGGTGCTGGGCGGCCGCTACGGGCTGTCGTCGAAGGAGTTCACCCCGGCGATGGTGAAGGCGGTATTTGACCATTTGCGGCCCCTGCTGGCAGCTGGCCAGCCCCGCCCGCTCAACCACTTCACGGTGGGCATCGACGATGACCTCACCCACCGCTCCCTGCCCCTCGACAACAGGTTCCATACCGACGCAGCTGAGGTGCGGGCCGTGTTTTATGGCCTGGGCTCCGATGGCACGGTGGGGGCCAACAAGGCGGCGATCAAGATCATTGGCGAGGGCACCGATTTGTGTGCCCAGGGCTATTTCGTTTACGACTCCAAGAAGTCGGGTTCGGTCACGGTGTCGCACCTGCGCTTTGGGCCCCAGCCGATCCGCTCCACTTACCTGATCCAGCGGCCCACGTTTGTGGCCTGCCACCAGTGGGATTTTGTGGAGCGCTTCGATCTGCTGGCCGGCATCGAGCCAGGGGGGGTGCTGCTGCTCAATAGTCCCTTTGCGCCAGCAGACACCTGGGCGCGGCTGCCGGAAGCCCTGCGCGCTCAGATCCGCAGCAAGGGGATTCAGGTGCAGCAGATCAATGCCTACCAAGTGGCGCGCCAGGCGGGCATGGGGCCCCACATCAACACGGTGATGCAGGCCTGCTTCTTTGCCCTCAGCGGCGTGCTGCCACGCCAGGAGGCCCTCGCCCGGATTCGCCACTCGATCGAAACCAGCTACCGCCGCAAGGGTGAGGCGGTGGTGGCGATGAATCTGGCGGCCCTCGACGCCAGCCTCGAGCACCTGGTGCCCCTCGATTGGTCGAGCCTCGACGGGCCCGCCTGCCTGCCAGCGCCCGAAGACCGTCTCGCCGCGGCCCCGGAGTTTGTGCGCGAGGTGATCGGGCCGATGCTGGAGCGCCGCGGCGACGCCCTGCCGGTGAGCGCCCTGCCCTGCGACGGCACCTGGCCGGTGGGCACGGCCCGCTGGGAGAAGCGCAACATCGCCGCCGAGGTGCCGGTGTGGGAAACGGACCTGTGCGTGCAGTGCGGCAAGTGCGTGCTGGTGTGCCCCCATGCGGTGATCCGCGCCAAGGTGGGCGCTCCGGAGGTTTTCGCCGCAGCCCCCGAGGGCTTCCGCACCGCCCCCGCCCGCGACCCCGCCTTCGCCGGCCAAACCTTCACCATCCAGGTGGCCGCCGAAGACTGCACCGGCTGCGCCCTGTGCGTGGAGGTGTGCCCCGCCCGCGACCGCAGCGAGCCGAAGCGCAAGGCGATCAACATGGCGCCGCAGCGGCCGTTGCGCGAGCAGGCCCGCGGCCACTGGGACTTCTTCCTGCAGCTGAGCGAGGTGCCCCGGGCTGATCTCAACCTGCACAAGATCGGCCAGCAACAGCTGCAGCAGCCGTTGTTTGAGTTTTCCGGCGCCTGCGGCGGCTGCGGTGAAACGCCCTACCTCAAGCTCGCCTCCCAGCTGTTCGGCGATCGGATGCTGATCGCCAACGCCACCGGTTGCAGCTCGATCTATGGCGGCAACCTGCCCACCACCCCCTGGAGCGCCAATGGCGAGGGGCGCGGGCCGGCCTGGAGCAATTCCCTGTTTGAAGACAACGCCGAATTCGGCTATGGCATGCGGGTGGCGCGCGACCAGCAGCGCCAGATGGCGCTCGATCTGCTGGAGCGGTTGGCAGGCCAGCTGCAGCCGGAACAACTCCCGCCCCCCCTGGCCGCGGCGATCCGCAACGCCGACCAGAGCGATGAAGCGGGCATCGTCGAGCAGCGCCAGCGGGTGGCTGAGCTCAAGGCGCGTTTGGCCGTCCTGGAGCAGCCCGAGGCCCGCCAGCTGCTGGAGCTAGCCGATGCCCTGGTGAAAACCAGTGTCTGGCTGGTGGGCGGCGATGGCTGGGCCTACGACATCGGCTTCGGTGGCCTCGACCACGTGCTCGCCAGTGGCCGCGATGTGAATGCCCTGGTGCTCGACACCGAGGTGTACTCCAACACCGGTGGCCAGGCCTCCAAGAGCACCCCCCGCGGTGCGGTGGCCAAGTTTGCCGCCGCGGGCAAGGCGGCCCCCAAAAAGGACCTGGGCCTGATGGCGATGACCTACGGCACCGTCTATGTGGCCAGCGTGGCCATGGGGGCCCGCGATGAGCACACCATCCGCGTCTTCTTGGAGGCCGAGAGCTACCCGGGCCCTTCTCTGATCCTTGCCTACTCCCACTGCATCGCCCATGGCATCGACATGGCCCAGGGCATGGCGCACCAGAAGCTGGCGGTGGATTCGGGTCGCTGGCTGCTCTACCGCTACGACCCGCGCCGGGCCGAGCGCGGCGAGACTCCCCTGCAACTCGACAGCCCGGCGCCAAAGCGCTCGCTCAAGGAGGCGATGGAGCAGGAAAACCGCTTCCGCATGCTGCGCTACAGCCAGCCGGAGCGGGCCCAGGCCCTGGTGCGCCAGGCCCAGAAAGAGCTCGAATGCCGCTGGGCCACCTATCGCGCCCTCGCCCACCCCCAATCCCAGCCATGA
- the hypF gene encoding carbamoyltransferase HypF: protein MSAARLRLWCRGVVQGVGFRPLVHRLATELQLVGEVENVAGAVRLELQGERRSLELLVRRLPEALQPPGALEPLAPEWLPPLVPAPPGLRIAAATAQPLGAGLIAPALAADLAPCPTCLAELHHPGNRRYGYPFISCSRCGPRYSIASAEPYARAHTTLADFPLCPACQQEFDDPGDRRFHAETIGCPACGPQLQWQGPSPGCGDPLAAALALLAAGGILALQGVGGFQLLVAASNGAAVARLRRRKQRPAKPLALLVADLEAIAPLVELSEPERLQLQRPAAPIVLLRLRPGQRQPFDGVAPGSAALGVMLPASPLHQLLAVGFGRPLVATSGNRSGEPLCLDPAEALDRLAGIADGFLLHNRPIARRLDDSVLQLIEGRPVLLRRARGYAPQALALQAPPGNALALGGDLKSAPALARGGRVWLAPLLGDLAGPLPQQLLGEGLEQLLARPGPGLAALACDGHPGYASHQLAAAAARRLGLPLQLVQHHRAHGLAVAAEHGLPLPLLVWACDGLGYGEPVGASGHRLWGGELLWLTASGAERWACLRPFPLPGGERAMAEPRRAALGLLAAAGPEALGHPGAAACRAAFSPGDWQLLLQAIASGCHSPLCSSTGRLFDAAASLLDLCQRSSFEGEAGLLLEGLALQAPLPLPLSLPQPMPLLPAAGLELGWLDWQPLLQSLLNAGVAGVAPQESAACFHASLAAGLASAAAQAAGRLGATTVLLAGGCFQNRLLLESSAAALRAAGLVPRWAEQLPSNDGGLALGQLWAALVDQPITKESAAVC from the coding sequence ATGAGCGCGGCCCGGCTGCGCCTCTGGTGCCGTGGCGTAGTGCAGGGGGTGGGTTTTCGGCCCCTGGTGCACCGCCTGGCAACCGAGCTGCAGCTGGTGGGCGAGGTGGAAAACGTCGCTGGCGCCGTAAGGCTGGAGTTGCAGGGGGAGCGCCGCTCGCTGGAGCTGCTGGTGCGGCGGTTGCCCGAGGCGTTGCAGCCCCCCGGCGCTCTTGAGCCACTGGCGCCCGAGTGGCTCCCGCCCCTCGTTCCGGCGCCGCCTGGCCTGCGCATCGCCGCCGCCACCGCCCAACCCCTGGGCGCCGGCCTGATCGCCCCGGCCCTCGCCGCCGATCTGGCCCCCTGCCCCACCTGTCTGGCCGAACTCCACCACCCTGGCAACCGCCGTTACGGCTACCCCTTCATCAGCTGCAGCCGCTGCGGGCCGCGCTACTCAATCGCCAGCGCCGAGCCCTACGCCCGCGCCCACACCACCCTGGCCGACTTTCCGCTCTGCCCTGCCTGCCAGCAGGAGTTTGACGACCCAGGCGATCGCCGCTTCCACGCCGAAACGATCGGCTGCCCCGCCTGTGGGCCCCAGTTGCAGTGGCAGGGGCCTAGCCCCGGCTGCGGGGATCCCCTGGCGGCAGCCCTCGCCCTGCTGGCGGCGGGCGGGATTCTGGCCCTGCAGGGGGTGGGCGGCTTCCAGCTGCTGGTGGCTGCCAGCAACGGCGCGGCGGTGGCCCGGCTGCGCAGGCGCAAGCAGCGCCCGGCCAAACCCCTGGCCCTGCTGGTGGCCGATCTGGAGGCCATCGCTCCCCTGGTGGAGCTATCGGAGCCTGAAAGGCTCCAGCTGCAGCGCCCGGCCGCGCCGATCGTGCTGCTGCGGCTCCGGCCAGGCCAGCGCCAACCCTTCGACGGGGTGGCCCCCGGCAGCGCCGCTTTGGGGGTGATGTTGCCGGCTTCGCCATTGCACCAGCTGCTGGCGGTGGGTTTTGGCCGCCCCCTGGTGGCCACCAGCGGCAACCGCAGCGGCGAGCCCCTCTGCCTCGATCCGGCCGAGGCCCTCGATCGCCTCGCCGGCATCGCCGATGGCTTCCTGCTGCACAACCGCCCGATCGCCCGCCGCCTCGACGACTCGGTGCTGCAGTTGATCGAAGGGCGGCCGGTGCTGCTGCGCCGGGCCCGCGGCTATGCCCCCCAGGCCCTGGCTCTGCAGGCCCCGCCCGGCAACGCCCTGGCCCTTGGCGGTGATCTCAAAAGTGCGCCGGCCCTGGCCCGCGGCGGCCGCGTTTGGCTGGCGCCGCTGCTGGGTGATCTGGCTGGGCCCTTGCCCCAGCAGCTGCTGGGCGAGGGGCTCGAGCAGCTGCTGGCGCGACCTGGCCCCGGGCTCGCTGCCCTGGCCTGCGATGGCCATCCCGGCTACGCCAGCCACCAGCTGGCCGCGGCGGCGGCCCGGCGGCTGGGGCTGCCGTTGCAGCTGGTGCAGCACCACCGCGCCCACGGCCTGGCGGTGGCGGCCGAGCACGGCCTGCCGCTGCCCCTGCTGGTGTGGGCCTGCGACGGCCTCGGCTATGGCGAGCCGGTCGGGGCGAGCGGCCACCGGCTCTGGGGCGGCGAGCTGCTCTGGCTCACGGCCAGCGGGGCTGAGCGCTGGGCCTGCCTGCGCCCCTTTCCCCTGCCCGGCGGCGAGCGGGCCATGGCCGAACCCCGCCGCGCCGCCCTGGGGCTGCTCGCCGCGGCCGGCCCGGAGGCCCTGGGCCATCCCGGGGCCGCTGCCTGCCGGGCTGCTTTCAGCCCCGGCGACTGGCAGCTGCTGCTGCAGGCCATCGCCAGCGGCTGCCATAGCCCGCTTTGCTCCAGCACTGGCCGCCTGTTTGATGCGGCGGCCTCCCTGCTGGATCTTTGCCAGCGCAGCAGCTTCGAGGGGGAGGCGGGTCTGCTGCTGGAGGGCCTAGCTCTGCAGGCCCCCCTGCCGCTGCCACTGTCCCTGCCCCAGCCCATGCCGCTGCTGCCGGCTGCTGGGCTGGAGCTTGGCTGGCTCGATTGGCAGCCCCTGTTGCAGAGCTTGTTGAACGCGGGCGTGGCTGGGGTGGCGCCGCAGGAGAGCGCTGCCTGCTTCCACGCTTCCCTGGCGGCCGGCTTGGCCAGTGCGGCAGCTCAGGCGGCTGGGCGCCTTGGTGCCACCACCGTGCTGCTAGCCGGTGGCTGCTTCCAGAACCGCTTGCTGCTGGAGAGCAGCGCCGCTGCCCTGCGCGCGGCGGGCTTGGTGCCCCGCTGGGCCGAGCAGCTGCCCAGCAACGACGGCGGCTTGGCCCTAGGCCAGCTTTGGGCAGCTCTGGTTGATCAGCCTATAACGAAGGAAAGCGCGGCGGTCTGCTGA
- a CDS encoding IS5 family transposase, with product MYVFQHAGQLSIEEFYTPFGGKLDANNRWVLLRNLIPWMPLESQYAPRFSAKTGAPAKPFQMAFGALYIQQRLGVTDRETVQLITESPYLQFFIGLSAYQAMPPFDPSMMVHFRKRIGPDLIKICNDMTKANGIAMIKEMLVSAEEDASEEEEEQQLAAIDEALGVKPATLDPESNWGTLILDATCVPDDIPYPVDLRLLNEAREATEKIIDELFKQLQGKINRKPRCNRDKARNRFLAIIKKKKPKSAEIREVKRFQLNEIRRNLRAIYQMIHCGAMLLELGTQLYRKLLITSELYRQQQEMYEADSRRIDDRIVNLSKPHVRPIVRGKAGRRTEFGAKISISDDNGFVDVDRISWDNYNEANDLIARAKQYKEERGYYPARICADSIYMTLGNKKFCAENNIRLSGRPRKKQVEAEVQTAEQQELFKSDLRKRSVIEGRIGTSKRKYGLDRIMTKLIETSRTVITMAFFVMNAEKILRLLRFSFSILVSVYILMLYLFASWRRPAPLWAA from the coding sequence ATGTACGTTTTTCAGCACGCAGGTCAGCTATCGATCGAGGAGTTTTACACGCCCTTCGGCGGCAAGCTGGATGCCAATAATCGCTGGGTTCTGCTTCGTAACCTGATTCCATGGATGCCACTGGAAAGCCAGTATGCACCCCGATTCAGTGCCAAGACAGGAGCACCGGCCAAGCCGTTTCAGATGGCGTTCGGTGCGCTGTACATCCAGCAACGCCTGGGAGTGACAGACCGCGAAACGGTTCAGCTGATCACGGAATCACCGTATCTACAATTTTTCATTGGCTTGAGTGCGTACCAGGCAATGCCGCCGTTTGATCCATCAATGATGGTGCATTTTCGTAAGCGCATTGGCCCTGATCTGATCAAGATCTGCAATGACATGACCAAGGCCAATGGCATTGCGATGATTAAAGAGATGCTGGTTTCGGCTGAGGAAGATGCTAGCGAAGAAGAAGAGGAGCAACAGCTTGCTGCCATCGACGAAGCGCTAGGGGTGAAGCCTGCAACGTTGGATCCTGAAAGTAACTGGGGTACTCTGATTCTTGATGCAACCTGCGTGCCTGATGACATTCCCTACCCAGTAGATCTGAGGTTGCTCAACGAAGCGAGAGAGGCCACTGAGAAGATCATCGACGAACTGTTCAAGCAGTTGCAGGGAAAGATCAATCGTAAACCCCGCTGCAACCGGGATAAAGCTCGGAATCGGTTTCTGGCGATCATCAAGAAGAAAAAGCCCAAATCCGCCGAGATCCGTGAAGTCAAGCGCTTTCAGCTCAACGAGATCCGGAGAAACCTCAGAGCAATTTATCAGATGATCCATTGCGGTGCCATGCTTTTGGAGCTTGGAACCCAGCTCTACCGCAAGCTGCTGATCACCAGTGAACTGTACCGGCAGCAGCAGGAGATGTATGAGGCTGATAGCCGGCGCATCGACGATCGGATTGTCAATTTGTCAAAACCACACGTGCGGCCGATCGTGAGGGGCAAGGCGGGAAGGCGAACAGAGTTCGGTGCGAAGATCTCAATATCAGATGATAATGGTTTTGTAGATGTTGATCGCATAAGCTGGGACAACTACAATGAAGCCAACGACCTAATCGCACGTGCCAAGCAATACAAGGAAGAGCGAGGGTACTATCCAGCGCGAATCTGTGCCGATTCAATCTATATGACATTAGGCAACAAGAAGTTCTGCGCAGAAAATAACATCAGACTCAGTGGCCGTCCACGCAAGAAGCAGGTCGAGGCCGAGGTGCAGACAGCAGAGCAACAAGAGCTTTTTAAATCAGACTTGAGAAAGCGTTCCGTGATCGAGGGAAGAATCGGAACGAGCAAACGGAAATATGGACTGGATCGGATAATGACCAAGCTGATTGAAACATCAAGAACGGTGATCACTATGGCGTTCTTTGTGATGAATGCCGAGAAGATTCTGAGGCTACTGCGCTTCTCGTTCTCTATTCTTGTTTCTGTGTACATCCTGATGCTCTATTTGTTTGCATCCTGGCGCCGTCCAGCGCCTCTGTGGGCTGCTTAG
- the hypA gene encoding hydrogenase maturation nickel metallochaperone HypA, whose product MHELSLMEAVRDQVLAAAHADGASRITAISLRIGSLAGVEPEALHFAHTVVMAGTIAAGAELRIEIEAAECHCSACDAPFPALDGCCDCPRCGAISRQLLRGRDLRLLSLEVV is encoded by the coding sequence ATGCATGAACTCAGCCTGATGGAGGCGGTGCGCGATCAGGTGTTGGCGGCGGCCCACGCCGACGGTGCCAGCCGGATCACGGCGATAAGCCTGCGCATCGGCAGCCTGGCAGGGGTGGAGCCTGAGGCGCTGCACTTCGCCCACACGGTGGTGATGGCCGGCACGATCGCCGCTGGCGCGGAGCTGCGCATCGAGATCGAAGCGGCCGAATGCCATTGCTCCGCCTGCGACGCCCCTTTCCCCGCCCTGGATGGCTGCTGCGACTGTCCCCGTTGTGGTGCGATTAGCCGTCAGTTGCTGCGTGGCCGCGACCTGCGGCTGCTGAGCCTGGAGGTGGTGTGA
- a CDS encoding HypC/HybG/HupF family hydrogenase formation chaperone, producing the protein MCLATPGVILVITDSAPEAGAGDGALWRQAEVDFGGVRQVVSLACLPEAAVGDRVLVHVGMALSVVLDDDPAEEP; encoded by the coding sequence ATGTGCCTGGCGACCCCTGGGGTGATCCTGGTGATCACTGACTCGGCCCCAGAGGCAGGCGCCGGCGATGGGGCCCTTTGGCGCCAGGCCGAGGTGGATTTCGGTGGCGTGCGCCAGGTTGTGAGCCTGGCCTGTTTGCCGGAGGCGGCGGTGGGCGATCGGGTACTGGTGCATGTGGGGATGGCCCTGAGCGTCGTGCTCGATGACGATCCCGCCGAGGAGCCATGA